The following coding sequences lie in one Pseudomonas monsensis genomic window:
- a CDS encoding class I SAM-dependent methyltransferase: MPSPEITLLQSWHDNADAWIEVIRSGAIESRQQVTDQAILLAIMGRQPQRVLDLGCGEGWLLRALADRGIDTVGVDGDAQLIEAARLAGAARVHVASYDALVEAKVDVGRDYELICANFSLLHQDIIPLLAAMNTLLVPGGVLVIQTLHPWAVAAGDYQDGWREESFAGFKGQWQPMPWYFRTLSSWLNALDMAGFQLVSLQEPQHPQSQLPQSLLMVAERR; the protein is encoded by the coding sequence ATGCCCTCCCCCGAAATCACCCTTTTGCAAAGCTGGCACGACAACGCTGACGCCTGGATCGAAGTGATCCGCAGCGGCGCCATCGAAAGCCGCCAGCAGGTTACCGATCAAGCGATTCTGCTGGCGATCATGGGCCGTCAGCCGCAGCGTGTGCTCGACCTCGGCTGTGGTGAAGGCTGGCTGTTGCGGGCGCTGGCGGATCGCGGGATTGATACGGTGGGTGTGGATGGCGATGCGCAGCTTATTGAAGCGGCGCGTTTGGCGGGGGCGGCGCGGGTGCATGTCGCCAGTTATGACGCGTTGGTCGAGGCGAAGGTCGACGTGGGCCGTGACTATGAGCTGATCTGCGCGAATTTTTCATTGCTGCATCAGGACATTATTCCGCTGCTTGCGGCGATGAATACGCTGCTTGTTCCCGGCGGGGTTTTGGTCATTCAGACACTGCATCCGTGGGCTGTGGCGGCTGGGGATTATCAGGATGGCTGGCGCGAAGAATCCTTCGCCGGGTTCAAGGGCCAGTGGCAGCCGATGCCGTGGTATTTCCGCACGTTGTCGAGCTGGTTGAATGCACTTGATATGGCCGGATTCCAACTCGTCAGCCTGCAAGAGCCACAACACCCGCAAAGTCAGCTGCCGCAGTCGTTGCTGATGGTTGCCGAGCGCCGCTGA
- a CDS encoding VOC family protein has product MQRFQKLTPCLWFDDQAEAAAKFYCSIFDHSKITGLTHYSKVGQEFHGKPEGAVMTVSFELDGQTFTGLNGGPMFKFSEAISFQVNCQNQEEVDHFWGNLSEGGPVEAQQCGWLKDKFGVSWQIVPVAFMHMMLDPDTAKSQRAMQAMFQMKKLDIAELERAFAGQS; this is encoded by the coding sequence ATGCAACGCTTTCAAAAACTCACGCCCTGCCTGTGGTTCGACGATCAGGCCGAAGCCGCCGCGAAGTTTTACTGCTCGATCTTCGATCATTCGAAAATCACCGGTCTGACCCACTACAGCAAGGTCGGCCAGGAATTTCACGGCAAGCCGGAAGGTGCGGTGATGACCGTCAGTTTCGAGCTCGATGGCCAGACCTTCACCGGGCTCAACGGTGGGCCGATGTTCAAATTCAGCGAGGCGATTTCGTTTCAGGTCAACTGCCAGAATCAGGAAGAAGTCGACCATTTCTGGGGCAACCTGTCCGAAGGTGGCCCCGTCGAAGCCCAGCAATGCGGCTGGCTCAAGGACAAGTTCGGCGTGTCGTGGCAGATCGTGCCGGTGGCCTTTATGCACATGATGCTGGACCCGGACACCGCCAAATCGCAGCGCGCGATGCAGGCCATGTTCCAGATGAAAAAACTCGACATTGCCGAACTGGAACGGGCCTTTGCCGGCCAGAGCTAA
- a CDS encoding biliverdin-producing heme oxygenase, whose product MQAKAREVYVPPVLQDLRAGTAELHIALEKRLPFFSDSLDIPAFKRLMSAYYGFYEPLESLLQINGCVPADFDLGPRRKTPTLRTDLQALGCTAEALEQLPMCAQLPVIDSSAAGLGVLYVLEGATLGGQILRREIATRLGLDASNGAAFLDIYGAATGRRWREFIEYLGNRPMCAEERAAVVTAAQTTFSCFERWLERREVLA is encoded by the coding sequence ATGCAAGCAAAGGCCCGTGAAGTTTATGTGCCACCGGTGCTGCAAGATCTGCGTGCCGGCACTGCCGAGCTGCACATCGCACTGGAAAAGCGTCTGCCGTTTTTTTCCGATAGCCTCGATATACCTGCGTTCAAGCGCCTGATGTCGGCGTATTACGGCTTTTATGAGCCACTGGAAAGCCTGTTGCAGATCAACGGTTGCGTCCCCGCCGATTTCGATCTCGGCCCACGGCGCAAGACCCCGACGCTGCGCACCGATCTGCAAGCGCTGGGGTGCACTGCCGAAGCGCTCGAACAATTGCCGATGTGCGCTCAATTGCCGGTGATCGACTCCAGCGCCGCCGGCCTCGGTGTGCTCTATGTGCTCGAAGGTGCGACGCTCGGCGGGCAGATCCTGCGCCGGGAAATCGCTACGCGACTTGGCCTGGATGCCTCCAACGGTGCGGCCTTTCTCGATATCTACGGCGCCGCCACCGGTCGCCGCTGGCGGGAGTTCATCGAATACCTGGGCAATCGCCCGATGTGCGCCGAGGAGCGCGCAGCTGTCGTCACGGCGGCACAAACCACATTCAGCTGTTTCGAGCGCTGGCTCGAGCGCCGGGAGGTACTGGCATGA
- a CDS encoding LysE family translocator, with product MDLATLSLFLPACFALNMAPGPNNLLSVSNATHYGFRRACTAGIGRILAFAGMIALAGAGLSVVLQTSQWLFQAIKIIGAAYLLYLAWQLWRANPDAGQQVTGAAAGFFALARQEFLVAAGNPKAILLFTAFLPQFVDPTRPVPTQFAVLGVLFLLLEWIAISAYAYMGLHMRRWFAEPRGKRIFNRCCAGLLSAAASALLMAKRA from the coding sequence ATGGACCTCGCCACGCTGTCACTGTTTCTGCCCGCCTGTTTCGCCCTGAACATGGCACCCGGCCCGAACAATCTGCTGTCGGTCAGCAATGCCACCCATTACGGCTTTCGCCGTGCCTGCACGGCCGGGATCGGGCGGATTCTGGCGTTCGCCGGCATGATTGCGCTGGCCGGCGCCGGGTTGTCGGTGGTGTTGCAGACGTCGCAATGGCTGTTCCAGGCGATCAAGATCATTGGCGCGGCGTATCTGCTGTACCTGGCCTGGCAATTGTGGCGGGCCAACCCCGACGCCGGGCAACAGGTGACCGGTGCAGCAGCGGGCTTCTTCGCGTTGGCGCGGCAGGAGTTTCTGGTGGCAGCGGGCAATCCCAAGGCCATTCTGCTGTTCACGGCCTTTCTGCCGCAGTTCGTCGACCCGACCCGCCCGGTGCCGACGCAATTTGCTGTGCTCGGCGTGCTGTTTCTGTTACTGGAATGGATTGCCATCAGCGCCTACGCGTACATGGGCCTGCACATGCGCCGCTGGTTCGCCGAGCCGCGCGGCAAACGTATCTTCAATCGTTGCTGCGCGGGGTTGTTGTCGGCTGCGGCCTCGGCGCTGTTGATGGCGAAACGGGCTTAA
- a CDS encoding AraC family transcriptional regulator has translation MKHTAAKHPEKAPRFWRDAALPFIEARAIADGREVCYARHSHAHFSIGAITAGRSTYVHEQAQFDVAAGTVVLMNPGDVHACNPIEDQPWSYVMLYVETPWLTDLQHQLGFASDLEFRRFSTTHLDDAALFNELNGLYETLIDPHQDVLRKQSAAVEFFSDLQLRLNPAGPSLREPNFKLERAADFIREHCTEVLNLDDICAAAQLSPSYLIRAFKQHYGMTPHAFVVNQRIQFARERLRSGQLIADVALEAGFADQAHFQRAFKQHLAATPGQYRG, from the coding sequence ATGAAACACACTGCCGCCAAACACCCTGAAAAAGCCCCGCGTTTCTGGCGCGACGCGGCCCTGCCCTTCATTGAAGCGCGGGCCATCGCCGATGGCCGCGAGGTCTGTTATGCGCGGCATTCTCACGCGCACTTTTCCATCGGCGCGATCACCGCCGGGCGCAGCACGTATGTGCACGAGCAGGCGCAGTTCGACGTGGCGGCGGGCACGGTGGTGTTGATGAATCCGGGCGATGTGCATGCGTGCAATCCGATCGAAGATCAGCCGTGGTCGTACGTGATGCTGTACGTCGAAACGCCGTGGCTGACGGATTTGCAGCATCAGTTGGGGTTTGCCAGTGATCTTGAGTTTCGGCGTTTTTCCACCACTCACCTCGACGATGCTGCACTGTTCAATGAGCTGAATGGACTTTATGAAACGTTGATCGACCCGCACCAGGATGTGCTGCGCAAACAGAGCGCAGCCGTAGAGTTTTTCAGTGATCTGCAACTACGTTTGAACCCCGCCGGCCCCTCTCTGCGCGAGCCAAATTTCAAACTGGAACGTGCTGCGGATTTCATCCGCGAACATTGCACCGAGGTGCTCAACCTCGACGACATCTGTGCGGCAGCACAACTGTCCCCGTCATACCTGATCCGCGCCTTTAAACAGCATTACGGCATGACGCCCCACGCCTTTGTGGTCAACCAGCGCATCCAGTTCGCCCGCGAGCGCCTGCGCAGCGGGCAGTTGATTGCCGATGTGGCGCTGGAAGCGGGGTTTGCCGATCAGGCGCATTTTCAGCGCGCGTTCAAGCAGCATCTGGCGGCGACGCCCGGCCAATATCGCGGCTGA
- a CDS encoding LysE family translocator yields the protein MSLIVSMAAFALAASITPGPVNIVALSSGAQFGFRASQRHVAGATLGFVLLLVLMGLGLHEVLKLWPFLTRVVQLAGVAFLLFMAWKLAVDDGQLNAKDSGRAPSLLYGAVMQWLNPKAWLACVAGMGAFVADGEARLVWQFAAVYLVICYLSVGCWAYAGTFLRGYLSNATGMRGFNRVMAGLLALSAIYLLLP from the coding sequence ATGAGTCTGATTGTTTCGATGGCGGCGTTTGCGCTGGCGGCGTCCATCACGCCGGGGCCGGTGAATATTGTGGCGTTGAGTTCCGGGGCGCAGTTCGGTTTTCGTGCCAGTCAGCGGCATGTTGCCGGAGCGACGCTGGGGTTTGTGCTGTTGCTGGTATTGATGGGCCTGGGTTTGCACGAGGTGCTGAAACTCTGGCCATTCCTGACCCGCGTGGTGCAACTGGCCGGCGTGGCGTTTTTGCTGTTCATGGCGTGGAAACTGGCCGTGGATGATGGACAGTTGAACGCCAAGGATTCCGGGCGAGCGCCATCGCTGCTCTATGGCGCGGTGATGCAATGGCTCAACCCGAAAGCCTGGCTGGCGTGTGTCGCGGGCATGGGCGCGTTTGTCGCCGATGGCGAGGCGCGGCTGGTGTGGCAGTTTGCGGCGGTGTATCTGGTGATCTGTTATCTATCGGTGGGCTGCTGGGCGTATGCCGGGACGTTTTTGCGTGGGTATCTGAGCAATGCGACGGGGATGCGCGGGTTCAATCGGGTGATGGCGGGGCTGTTGGCACTGAGCGCAATCTACCTATTGCTACCGTAG
- a CDS encoding ATP-binding protein: MTPQDKETFEELLANCADEPIRFPGAIQPHGVLLTLSEPALEIIQVSANVESMLARAPQSLIGQPLESLIGAAEATQVREALLHPALSDGPPLRFRVNGTAFEGLLHRHQGVLILELEIHVENFQPRNVAGKQTHLGRMLQRLQAATTLQALYDISVTEIQAMTGYDRVLIYRFEEEGHGQVIAEASDPSMEVFNGLFFPASDIPEQARELYRTNWLRIIPNADYQPVPLVPKLRPDTGTPLDLSFATLRSVSPIHCQYMKNMGVLSSMSISLLKGDRLWGLISCGNREPLHVPHELRAACQTIGQVLSLQISAMEALEISRQRDEKLEALALLNQAMIDSPQNVFDGLANQPQALMALTNAGGIAIIEDKQLHRYGNCPEPDDIRALHKWLQASGEPVFASHHLASVYPPAAQYQQVASGVLAMSLPKPVDNGVLWFRPEVKENINWSGDPRKPLDLENSDAGLRLRPRTSFEIWKVEMAGISTKWSHGDVFAANDLRRSALENDLARQVRREQEAVRARDDLVAVVSHDLRNPMTVISMLCGMMQKAFSSDGPHTSRRISTAIDTMQQAAGRMNTLLEDLLDTSKIDAGRYSITPQKLDVGQMFEEAQALLAPLALDKDISISFAADPDLRIHADPERLFQVLSNLVGNAIKFTPRLGTVGVHATSVGNQIVFTVRDSGEGIPKEHLPHVFDRYWTMKEGNPTGTGLGLYITQGIVEAHGGQIVAESEPGQGSEFRFTVPRLD; the protein is encoded by the coding sequence ATGACCCCGCAAGACAAAGAAACGTTTGAAGAATTGCTGGCCAACTGCGCCGACGAGCCGATTCGATTCCCCGGCGCGATCCAGCCCCACGGCGTGCTGCTGACCCTCAGCGAGCCGGCGCTGGAGATCATTCAGGTCAGCGCCAACGTTGAATCCATGCTGGCCCGTGCGCCGCAGAGCCTGATCGGCCAGCCACTCGAAAGCCTGATCGGCGCCGCCGAAGCGACGCAAGTGCGCGAGGCCCTGCTGCACCCGGCACTGTCCGACGGACCGCCGCTGCGCTTCCGCGTCAATGGCACCGCGTTCGAAGGTTTGCTGCACCGTCACCAAGGGGTGCTGATTCTGGAACTGGAAATCCACGTCGAAAACTTTCAGCCCCGTAACGTCGCCGGCAAACAGACCCATCTGGGGCGCATGCTTCAGCGCCTGCAAGCGGCCACCACGTTGCAGGCGCTGTATGACATCAGCGTCACGGAAATCCAGGCCATGACCGGTTACGACCGGGTGCTGATCTACCGTTTCGAAGAGGAAGGGCACGGCCAGGTCATCGCCGAAGCCTCCGATCCGTCGATGGAGGTGTTCAACGGCCTGTTCTTCCCGGCTTCGGACATTCCCGAGCAGGCGCGTGAGTTGTACCGCACCAACTGGCTGCGGATCATCCCCAACGCCGATTACCAACCGGTGCCGCTGGTGCCGAAGCTGCGTCCGGACACCGGCACGCCGCTGGACCTGAGTTTCGCCACCCTGCGCAGCGTGTCGCCGATTCACTGCCAGTACATGAAGAACATGGGCGTGCTGTCGTCGATGAGCATTTCCCTGCTCAAGGGCGACCGGCTCTGGGGCCTGATCAGTTGCGGCAATCGCGAGCCGCTGCACGTGCCTCACGAGTTGCGTGCGGCGTGCCAGACCATTGGCCAGGTGCTGTCGCTGCAGATCAGCGCCATGGAAGCGCTGGAGATCAGCCGCCAGCGTGACGAAAAACTCGAGGCGTTGGCGCTGCTCAATCAGGCGATGATCGATTCGCCGCAGAACGTCTTCGACGGTCTGGCCAATCAGCCGCAGGCATTGATGGCGCTGACCAACGCCGGCGGTATTGCGATCATCGAAGACAAACAGTTGCACCGCTACGGCAATTGCCCGGAACCGGACGACATCCGCGCCTTGCACAAATGGTTGCAGGCGTCCGGTGAGCCAGTGTTTGCCAGTCATCACCTGGCCAGCGTTTATCCGCCGGCGGCGCAGTATCAGCAGGTGGCCAGTGGCGTGCTCGCCATGAGCCTGCCGAAACCGGTGGACAACGGCGTGCTGTGGTTCCGCCCCGAGGTCAAGGAAAACATCAACTGGAGCGGAGACCCGCGCAAGCCGCTGGATCTGGAAAACTCCGACGCCGGGTTGCGTCTGCGCCCGCGCACTTCGTTCGAAATCTGGAAAGTCGAGATGGCCGGGATCTCCACCAAGTGGAGCCACGGCGATGTGTTCGCCGCCAACGATCTGCGCCGCTCGGCGCTGGAGAACGATCTGGCCCGGCAAGTGCGCCGAGAGCAGGAAGCGGTGCGCGCTCGCGACGACCTGGTTGCGGTGGTGTCCCACGACCTGCGCAATCCGATGACCGTGATCTCGATGCTCTGCGGCATGATGCAGAAGGCGTTCAGCTCGGATGGTCCGCATACTTCACGGCGGATCTCCACGGCCATCGACACCATGCAGCAGGCTGCCGGACGCATGAACACGTTGCTGGAAGACTTGCTCGATACCTCAAAAATCGACGCCGGGCGCTACTCCATCACCCCGCAGAAACTCGACGTTGGGCAGATGTTCGAAGAGGCGCAGGCGCTGCTTGCACCGTTGGCGCTGGACAAGGACATCAGCATTTCCTTTGCGGCGGACCCGGACCTGCGCATTCATGCCGACCCCGAGCGGCTGTTTCAGGTGCTGTCCAATCTGGTGGGCAACGCGATCAAGTTCACCCCGCGCCTGGGCACGGTGGGCGTACACGCCACCTCCGTTGGCAATCAGATCGTCTTTACCGTGCGTGACAGCGGCGAGGGCATTCCCAAGGAACATCTGCCGCACGTGTTCGACCGCTACTGGACGATGAAGGAAGGCAACCCGACCGGTACCGGCCTGGGCTTGTACATCACCCAGGGCATCGTCGAAGCCCACGGCGGACAAATCGTCGCCGAAAGCGAACCGGGGCAGGGCAGCGAGTTCCGCTTTACCGTGCCGCGCCTGGACTGA
- a CDS encoding DNA-3-methyladenine glycosylase family protein: protein MPDTYQAASALLAALDPDWHRHIAAIGPCLHQPHPTRDPYESLVRAIAYQQLHAKAGDAIVGRLVGLFPGQTFARPEQILATDFERLRSCGFSAGKIATIQGIAQATLDGVVPDYSTALVMEDEALIERLVSLRGVGRWTVEMLLIYGLGRMDVLPADDFGVREGYRRLKGLEVQPTRRQMIETGLAWSPYRTVAAWYLWRVPKPLPSP, encoded by the coding sequence ATGCCCGACACCTACCAGGCGGCCAGCGCGTTGCTGGCCGCGCTCGACCCGGACTGGCACCGACATATCGCGGCCATCGGCCCGTGCCTGCACCAACCGCACCCGACACGCGATCCCTATGAATCGCTGGTGCGGGCGATTGCCTATCAGCAACTGCATGCCAAGGCAGGGGACGCGATTGTCGGGCGGCTGGTGGGGCTGTTTCCCGGGCAGACGTTTGCGCGACCTGAACAGATCCTGGCGACCGATTTCGAACGCCTGCGCAGTTGCGGGTTTTCCGCCGGCAAGATCGCGACGATTCAAGGGATCGCCCAGGCAACACTGGACGGCGTGGTACCGGATTACAGCACGGCGCTGGTGATGGAGGACGAAGCGCTGATCGAGCGCCTGGTCAGTTTGCGCGGCGTCGGCCGCTGGACCGTGGAGATGTTGTTGATCTACGGCCTGGGGCGCATGGACGTGCTGCCGGCAGATGACTTTGGTGTGCGCGAGGGTTATCGGCGACTGAAGGGACTGGAAGTGCAGCCGACGCGCAGGCAGATGATCGAGACCGGCCTGGCGTGGAGCCCCTATCGGACGGTGGCGGCGTGGTATTTGTGGCGGGTGCCGAAACCGCTGCCCTCACCCTGA
- a CDS encoding transmembrane sensor/regulator PpyR, with product MLTFFESPLNVLHLSSKILVAGLLMLLAGIYGAYLYKGHMPIALLVAMHALTILGPTLIKIGYVMRLLAQYRVRGPQMIRQTA from the coding sequence ATGCTCACGTTCTTCGAAAGCCCGCTGAACGTTCTGCACCTGTCGAGCAAAATCCTCGTCGCTGGTCTGCTCATGCTGCTGGCCGGCATATATGGCGCGTATCTCTACAAAGGCCACATGCCGATTGCACTGCTGGTGGCGATGCACGCTCTGACCATCCTCGGCCCGACCCTGATCAAGATCGGCTACGTCATGCGCCTGCTGGCGCAGTACCGCGTCCGTGGTCCGCAGATGATCCGGCAAACTGCATAG
- a CDS encoding VOC family protein: MQPFSIQHIDHIVLRVADLPRSIAFYGQVFGADVVKRNEPLGLVHLRAGTSMIDLVDLAGEIGRKGGGAAGAERRNVDHFCLRIEPFDEAVLIAHLQSFGLTVAKAESRFGAEGKGLSLYCFDPDGNQVELKGPSVA, from the coding sequence ATGCAGCCGTTTTCGATTCAACATATTGATCACATCGTCCTGCGCGTTGCGGATCTGCCGCGCAGCATCGCGTTTTATGGCCAGGTCTTTGGCGCCGACGTGGTCAAGCGCAACGAGCCGCTGGGCCTGGTGCACCTGCGCGCCGGCACCTCGATGATCGACCTCGTCGACCTGGCCGGCGAGATTGGCCGCAAGGGCGGCGGGGCGGCCGGTGCCGAGCGGCGCAACGTTGACCATTTCTGCCTGCGCATCGAGCCGTTCGATGAAGCGGTGCTGATCGCGCACTTGCAATCCTTCGGCCTGACCGTGGCGAAAGCCGAATCACGCTTTGGTGCCGAAGGCAAAGGCCTGTCGCTGTACTGCTTCGACCCGGATGGCAATCAGGTCGAACTCAAAGGCCCGTCCGTGGCTTAA
- a CDS encoding isocitrate lyase/PEP mutase family protein, whose amino-acid sequence MNALATPFHQLHQQGLLILTNVADATGARLVEHLGGKAIATSSAAVAWAHGYPDGNTLPLDRLVSTVESIVRVISVPLTVDVEAGYSDDLGRVAEVLDAVIAAGAVGINIEDGSAAPELLARKIERARQVADKRNVQLFINARTDVYLKNLVPAEDRVAETLRRAAMYQAAGADGLFAAGVTAAYEIEAICKGTPLPVNVLGFAGLPSPSELQALGVRRLSAGSGIAEFLYGAMGGLVKSFLATGQLDTHGLKALSYGEVNGLLK is encoded by the coding sequence ATGAACGCGCTCGCGACGCCGTTTCACCAGTTGCACCAGCAAGGGCTGCTGATATTGACCAACGTCGCTGACGCCACCGGCGCACGACTGGTCGAACACCTCGGCGGCAAAGCCATCGCCACCAGCAGTGCGGCGGTGGCCTGGGCCCACGGTTACCCGGACGGCAACACCCTGCCCCTCGACCGCCTGGTGTCGACCGTGGAATCCATCGTCCGGGTAATCAGCGTGCCGTTGACCGTCGATGTCGAAGCCGGTTATTCCGATGACCTCGGCCGTGTCGCCGAAGTGCTCGATGCGGTGATCGCGGCGGGTGCCGTGGGCATCAATATCGAAGACGGTTCGGCAGCGCCCGAGCTGCTGGCACGCAAGATCGAACGGGCGCGCCAGGTTGCCGACAAACGCAATGTGCAGCTGTTCATCAATGCCCGCACCGATGTTTATCTGAAAAACCTTGTACCGGCCGAAGACCGCGTTGCCGAAACCCTGCGGCGCGCCGCAATGTATCAAGCGGCGGGCGCCGATGGCTTGTTTGCCGCGGGGGTGACGGCAGCTTATGAAATCGAGGCGATCTGCAAGGGCACGCCATTGCCGGTCAACGTGCTCGGCTTCGCTGGCCTGCCGTCGCCCTCGGAGTTGCAGGCGCTCGGCGTGCGCCGCTTGAGCGCCGGTTCCGGCATCGCCGAGTTCCTCTACGGCGCAATGGGCGGGCTGGTGAAAAGCTTCCTCGCCACAGGCCAGCTCGACACCCACGGTCTCAAGGCGTTGAGCTATGGCGAAGTCAACGGCCTGCTGAAATAG
- a CDS encoding extracellular solute-binding protein has protein sequence MGLHKLTQALMLVLAPLCVQAADSAKPVVNLYIWGEYLAPDTLKNFEAKTGIHVVADHFDSLETVETKLLTGRSGYDLVLTAGQHLSRAIESGAIQPLDKARVPHFAGVGDEFRQHMAVFDPGNRYAGIYAWGTTGVGYQDEAIKQRLPNAPTDSWAMLFDPAVVAKFADCGVSLLNDPNEVFAAVMKYMGLDINRQNLDDLKLAEQQLAKIRPYIRYFDNDLNISDLANGNTCVAMSWNGNVAIAAGQAEAANKPFKLSYHIPKEGTLIWFDAMVIPKDAPHPQAGLALMDYLMTPEVIAPITDTIHYANAITAADGLVNASIRNDPGTYPPADVRATLYSKNDNGKAFNRALIRAFSRLKSGL, from the coding sequence ATGGGCCTGCACAAACTGACTCAAGCGTTAATGCTGGTGCTTGCACCCCTGTGTGTGCAGGCCGCCGATTCCGCCAAACCGGTGGTTAACCTGTACATCTGGGGCGAGTACCTGGCACCGGACACACTGAAGAATTTTGAAGCGAAAACCGGCATTCATGTGGTCGCCGATCACTTTGATTCGCTGGAAACCGTCGAGACCAAACTGCTCACCGGGCGCAGTGGTTACGACCTGGTGCTGACTGCCGGCCAGCACTTGTCGCGGGCCATCGAGAGCGGCGCAATCCAGCCGTTGGACAAGGCGCGGGTGCCGCACTTTGCCGGGGTCGGTGATGAGTTTCGCCAGCACATGGCGGTGTTCGATCCGGGCAATCGCTATGCGGGGATCTACGCCTGGGGCACCACCGGCGTCGGTTACCAGGACGAGGCGATCAAGCAGCGCCTGCCGAATGCGCCGACCGACAGTTGGGCGATGCTGTTCGATCCGGCCGTGGTGGCAAAATTTGCCGATTGCGGAGTCAGTCTGCTCAATGATCCTAACGAAGTGTTCGCCGCCGTGATGAAGTACATGGGCCTGGACATCAACCGGCAGAACCTCGACGACTTGAAACTCGCCGAGCAGCAACTGGCGAAGATCCGTCCGTACATCCGCTACTTCGACAACGACCTGAACATCAGCGACCTGGCCAATGGCAACACCTGCGTGGCGATGTCGTGGAACGGCAACGTGGCGATTGCGGCAGGGCAGGCGGAGGCGGCGAACAAACCGTTCAAACTGAGTTACCACATCCCGAAAGAAGGCACGTTGATCTGGTTTGACGCGATGGTCATTCCCAAGGACGCGCCGCACCCGCAGGCCGGGCTCGCGTTGATGGATTATCTGATGACGCCGGAGGTGATCGCGCCGATTACCGACACCATTCATTACGCCAATGCGATCACGGCGGCGGACGGCCTGGTCAATGCGTCGATTCGCAATGATCCGGGGACGTATCCCCCGGCCGACGTCAGGGCCACGCTGTACAGCAAAAACGACAACGGCAAAGCCTTCAATCGGGCGTTGATCCGGGCGTTCAGTCGGTTGAAGTCCGGGCTGTGA
- a CDS encoding bifunctional transcriptional activator/DNA repair enzyme AdaA, producing MNIPTVVLPPHAEMVRAMLERDTAYEGVFFTAVKTTGIFCRPSCTARKPKPENVEFFAHADECLSAGYRACLRCKPLDAAAIAPDWVQRLLKAVDADPERRWSDAQLLAHSIEPLKLRRWFKQHFGMTFHAWLRTRRLGVALGGIRQGTSIDHAAFDSGYESLSGFRDAFQKSFHITPGRAAQSEPLLFTRLTTPLGPMIAMAERRGLVLLEFLDRPALTREVEDLQHRYGYAVAPGHNAHLQQIEEQLAAYFAGKLSAFSVPLHAPGSDFARQVWAALQQIPYGQTSTYGAIAAGLGKPGASRAVGLANGHNRLSIVVPCHRVIGADGSLTGYGGGQPRKAFLLRLENAAVQLTQQLAL from the coding sequence ATGAACATACCGACCGTTGTCCTGCCCCCCCACGCCGAGATGGTTCGCGCCATGCTCGAACGCGATACCGCCTACGAAGGCGTATTCTTCACGGCCGTGAAAACCACCGGGATCTTCTGCCGCCCCAGTTGCACTGCGCGCAAGCCGAAACCGGAGAATGTCGAATTCTTCGCTCATGCCGATGAGTGCCTGTCGGCCGGCTACCGCGCCTGCCTGCGCTGCAAACCGCTGGACGCAGCAGCCATCGCGCCGGACTGGGTGCAGCGCTTGCTCAAGGCAGTGGACGCCGATCCGGAGCGGCGCTGGAGCGATGCGCAACTGCTCGCGCACAGCATCGAGCCGCTGAAACTGCGGCGCTGGTTCAAACAGCATTTCGGCATGACCTTCCACGCCTGGTTGCGCACACGCCGGCTGGGCGTGGCACTGGGCGGAATCCGTCAGGGCACGTCGATTGATCACGCGGCGTTCGATTCCGGTTATGAATCACTCAGTGGTTTTCGCGATGCCTTCCAGAAGTCATTCCACATCACCCCCGGCCGCGCCGCCCAGAGTGAACCGCTGCTGTTCACCCGGCTGACCACGCCGCTGGGGCCAATGATTGCCATGGCCGAGCGCCGTGGGCTGGTGTTGCTGGAGTTTCTCGACCGCCCGGCGCTGACCCGCGAAGTGGAAGACCTGCAGCACCGTTATGGCTACGCGGTTGCACCGGGGCACAATGCGCATTTGCAGCAGATCGAAGAGCAACTGGCGGCATATTTCGCCGGCAAGCTGAGCGCCTTCAGCGTGCCACTGCACGCGCCCGGCAGCGACTTTGCCCGGCAAGTGTGGGCGGCACTGCAACAAATCCCCTACGGCCAGACCAGCACTTACGGCGCCATCGCCGCAGGGTTGGGCAAACCCGGTGCCAGCCGGGCAGTCGGTCTGGCCAACGGGCACAATCGGCTGTCGATTGTCGTGCCGTGTCATCGGGTGATCGGCGCGGACGGCTCGCTGACCGGCTATGGTGGAGGGCAGCCGCGCAAGGCGTTCCTGCTCAGGCTGGAAAACGCTGCCGTACAGCTCACGCAACAACTGGCACTGTGA